The genomic DNA GGAACGGTACATCTAAGAGCCAGCCACCGAAGGTAGGCGTATGGATACAGCCCAGTTCAAGCATCCGGCGCTGCAGAGCATCGGCGGGACCGTCGTTGCGTACGCGCTCATTATCTTCGTGATGACCGCCCTGCTTTTCGGCGTTCCCTACCTCCTCTTTTTGCTCCTGTAGGAGCGCCGCGCCGAAAACGGTGGTCACATTCCCATGTCGGCCGCCGGCTCCGGTATCGGTAGCTCCGACGGCGCAACGTCGAGCAGCTCCGCCGCGTGGTCGATAGCCATATCAAAGCCGTAGTAGCGTTCTAGCTCGTCGCCGTCGGCGCTGGGTCGGACTTTCAACATCGCGTACCCGTCGATGTTCTGTGCCACGGCGGCGGTCTTTCCGCCGGCTTCGAACTCCAGCACCCGTTCCTCGTCGGTCTCCCGGTACTGCGCCGTGATATCGCCTTCCTCGACGGTCGACATACACCACAGTAAGGGGTCGCCGTACGCCAAACTACCGGTCCCGGCGGGAGCCGCCCGACGACTCCGAAAGAGCCGTGGCCGCCCGCGTCGATGAGCACCCATGGAGTGGCTCACGAGCGGGCTCCGGCGCGATATCTGTGTGCTGTTGTATGCGGAGTCGCGCCGCGCCCAGCAACTCAAGTCAGCACTCGAAGCCCGGTATGACCGCCGCATTCCGCCGGAGCGGTTCTACGGTGCCGTCGAGGCGCTTGAATCGAAAGGATTCGTCGAGACGCACGTCGAGGGACTCGAAGATGTCTACTCGCTGACCGATGCCGGGCGCGATGGCGTTGCGACGCAGTTCCGCTGGATGGCCGACCACGTCGACTGATGCGGCCAGTACGAGATATCTGCTACTGGGGCAGAATACGATATCCTCTCTATATATGAGCTGTAAAATTACCCTTCAAACGCAGCTTGCGGCCAAATTAAGGTGAATTACGCGAACATTAATGTGTGGTGGGTGTTAACAGGCAAATATGGCTACTAGAAGAAGGTTCATGTGTATGGGGTCTACCACAGTCGGACTGGTCGCGCTTTCCGGCTGCCTCGGCGCTGAAGGCGCAGAGGAGGTGGACACGGCGATGGAATTGCTCGACGAAAACTTCGAGCAGTTCGAAGCATTCGACGAGAGAGATGACCTCCCCGATGAGGCTGCACTTGAAGCAATCGAAACACGCCTTGATGAGGCCGAATCGCATCTCGAAGACGCTGCGGCTGTCGCTGACGACGACGAGGTCCTAGCGGCGATTGAACTCGGCGGTGCCTTCGTTGCATTCCAACGAGCACTGGTTCGGGTCGTCGGCGGTTTCGTTGAACTCGAACACGGTATGGACTCGTTCGATGCGTACATTGACGCCGAGCGGTTCGACGACGCGATAGCAGAAGCCGAATTACTGCAAACAACGGTAGACGAGCTTGAAGCTGCTGTTGACGATGCGCTGGCGGCTATCGATGCTGTAGACGACTCACAACTTGAAGCAGAAGACCGCATCTCGGTGACACTCACTAAGTCGGACCTGGAACGAATCGCCTCCGAAGCCAGCGCGCTTGAAGAGGTCATTGGTGGACTCGGCGACCTCGCTGATGGACTGCAAGCGATAACGGATGGATTTGAGGCGCTCGAAGCGGAGGATTTCGACACAGCACGGGATGCATTCAGCGCTGCCGAAGAGGAACTCGCCCCGGTTGTTGACCGATATACGCGGCTGGAGGATGACGCGGACCTCCCGGCCCATATGGAAGCTGATGTCATCGGACTCTCCTGTGTTGCTGAGGCGATGCGTGATGCGGCCACACTGGCTGAAGAAGGTGCTACCGCGGGGATGAACGAGGAGTGGGACACCTTCGATGACCGCCTCGAGCAAGCCGAAGAGGCAATGGACCGCTGCTGAACGCCCCTGGCCGATTTTTCCGTCGCGTTTGCGTGGGAGCGCTCAAACTGGTTCGTCTGATTGAGCGCCGACGACGGTCACCCGCGCCGCCGCAACAGACCCACAGCGAGCACCACAGCGGCCAGCGCGGCGGCGACCGAGACCGCCGGCCCCTGGTCTTCGGCGGGTCCGGTCGCCGTCACGGTGAGTGTCTCGGTGCTTGTCGCGCCGTGTTCGTCTTCGACGGTCGCTGTCACTTCCGATTCCCCCGTCTCAAACCGGTACGTCGCCGTCTCACCGGTCGCTGTCGTTCCATCGGGGAACGTCCACGTGACTGTTGTGTCTCCCGCCTCGTTTTCGACCGTCGCGTTCAGTCGCGTTTGCTCGCCAGCAATGACGGTTGCAGGGGCCTGTATGGTCACCCGCGGCCGGTCAGTGACGAAGACCGAGCGGGAGACGGTTGTCGTTTTGCCGTCGGCGTCGGTGACCCGGAGTTGCGCCTCGCTTTCTCCTAGTTCGTGTGTCACCTCAACCCGTTCCCCGACAGCGTCGTAGCTTCCATCACCGGTCGTGTCCCACTCGTAGGTAGCTATCTGACTGTCGGCTTCGCTGATGTTGGCGACCAACGAGAAGGGTTCGTCGGCAACCGGAACATCGGCATCGACGCCGATGTTCGCCGTCGGCGGTGCTGTAGTGGGTATCCCAAAGCCGGCAGCGGGGTCATACCCGCCACGAGCATGAGTTCCAGCCGTAACATCGTAGGTTGGGGCGCGCTCCCGGAGCCGTTCCCGGAGTTCCGAAATCGATTCCGGGGGTGTCGGCGACCCCAGTAGCTTCGCTGCCAGTCCCGCGACGTGTGGCGCAGCCATCGATGTGCCCGATAGCTCGCGGTAGTCGCCGTCCGGTACCGGCGAGAGAACGCCGACTCCCGGGGCGGCGACTTCTAGCCGTTCGTTTGCGTCCGGGTCGAACGGCGCGTCAACGCCTCGGGCCGAGAAGTCCGGGACACGGTAGTTGTCCGTCGCGACCTGCTGGCCGCGGCGCGGGCCGACCGCTCCGACGGAAACGGTGCTATTCAGGGCGGATGGATACAGAATACTACCGAGCTCCGGGCCGTTGTTCCCCGAGGCGGCGATAATAGCTGCTCCGTTCGCTGTCGCATACGCCACCGCAGCGGAGATGCGCGGCTCTTCGCGGCCGCCGAGGCTCAACACGATAATGTCTGCCCCCTCATCGGTGGCTGCCCGTACTGACTCCGCGAGCGGGTCGGCTCCACAGCGGCCATCGTCAGTGCAGGCTTTGAACGCGTACACCTCCGCTTCCGGGGCAACACCGTAGATGCCGTTTCCATCGTCGCCGCCGTCCGCTGCGACGGTGCCAGCGACGTGTGTCCCGTGGCCGTTCCGGTCCTCACAGGTGTCTGTTACCGATTCGCCGGTGAAGTCGCGGCACAGCGAGACCCGGCTTTCGAGGTCCGGATGGTCGGTGTCGACGCCGGTGTCGATGACAGCGACGGTGACGTTTTCACCGCCGCTCGGCCGGTCTACGTCGTCGCTCCGGTAGAGCGTCCGCACGCCGAATGGAACCTGCTCGCTTGGGACTGTTCTGCCGTCTTCGACCTCGGTGTCGTCGGGCTCTTCGTCTACCGGTGTTGTTGGCGGGGGTGACTCGGCCGCGGCGACGCCGCCGGCAGCGACGGCCGCCGCAGCAAAAAGGGCTAGCGCGGCCGCCACGATGACGGCCCGGACGGGAGTGTCGATGCGCATGTCTCTTCATCTGCGGCCGTGAAAAAATACCTTCGGCGTCGGCTGTCTGCCAACCGACCCACAGGGCCAGTATCGGCCGAAACCGATGCGAATATATACCTGAATGGGGCAAAAGCCCGGGGCTACAAAGCATTTATATGTTGAGTAACCAAACCATATAAGCATAATGCCAGGGCCCACCCGACAGCGAGAACGCGCTACCGAAGGCGAGGCGGAGGCGGAGACAGAGGCGGAGCAGGAAACTGGTTGTCCCGAATGCGATTCCGATTCTCTGGTGCGGAGCGGGGACGGGGGCGGTGAACTCGTCTGTGAGGACTGCGGGCTGGTTATTGAGGAAGAAAACATCGACCGTGGTCCGGAGTGGCGTGCGTTCAACCACTCCGAGCGGCAGTCGAAATCGCGTGTTGGGGCGCCGACGACCCAGACGATGCACGACAAGGGGCTGACGACCCAGATCGACTGGAAGGACAAAGACGCCTACGGGCGGTCGATTTCGTCGGAGAAGCGCTCCCAGATGCACCGACTGCGGAAGTGGCAAGAGCGGATTCGGACCAAGGACGCGGGCGAGCGGAACCTGCAGTTCGCGCTGTCGGAAATCGACCGAATGTCGTCGGCACTCGGCGTGCCGCGGTCGGTACGGGAGGTTGCGTCGGTCATCTATCGACGCGCGCTCGACGACGACCTGATTCGTGGGCGGTCTATCGAGGGCGTCGCTACCGCTGCCCTCTATGCTGCCTGCCGTCAGGAGGGGATTCCACGGTCGCTTGATGAGGTCGCTGATGT from Natronomonas pharaonis DSM 2160 includes the following:
- a CDS encoding DUF7111 family protein is translated as MSTVEEGDITAQYRETDEERVLEFEAGGKTAAVAQNIDGYAMLKVRPSADGDELERYYGFDMAIDHAAELLDVAPSELPIPEPAADMGM
- a CDS encoding PadR family transcriptional regulator, whose translation is MEWLTSGLRRDICVLLYAESRRAQQLKSALEARYDRRIPPERFYGAVEALESKGFVETHVEGLEDVYSLTDAGRDGVATQFRWMADHVD
- a CDS encoding S8 family serine peptidase; this translates as MRIDTPVRAVIVAAALALFAAAAVAAGGVAAAESPPPTTPVDEEPDDTEVEDGRTVPSEQVPFGVRTLYRSDDVDRPSGGENVTVAVIDTGVDTDHPDLESRVSLCRDFTGESVTDTCEDRNGHGTHVAGTVAADGGDDGNGIYGVAPEAEVYAFKACTDDGRCGADPLAESVRAATDEGADIIVLSLGGREEPRISAAVAYATANGAAIIAASGNNGPELGSILYPSALNSTVSVGAVGPRRGQQVATDNYRVPDFSARGVDAPFDPDANERLEVAAPGVGVLSPVPDGDYRELSGTSMAAPHVAGLAAKLLGSPTPPESISELRERLRERAPTYDVTAGTHARGGYDPAAGFGIPTTAPPTANIGVDADVPVADEPFSLVANISEADSQIATYEWDTTGDGSYDAVGERVEVTHELGESEAQLRVTDADGKTTTVSRSVFVTDRPRVTIQAPATVIAGEQTRLNATVENEAGDTTVTWTFPDGTTATGETATYRFETGESEVTATVEDEHGATSTETLTVTATGPAEDQGPAVSVAAALAAVVLAVGLLRRRG
- a CDS encoding transcription initiation factor IIB: MPGPTRQRERATEGEAEAETEAEQETGCPECDSDSLVRSGDGGGELVCEDCGLVIEEENIDRGPEWRAFNHSERQSKSRVGAPTTQTMHDKGLTTQIDWKDKDAYGRSISSEKRSQMHRLRKWQERIRTKDAGERNLQFALSEIDRMSSALGVPRSVREVASVIYRRALDDDLIRGRSIEGVATAALYAACRQEGIPRSLDEVADVARVEQKEIGRTYRYIAQELSLGLEPVDPVQYVPRFCSELGLSEEVEQKTREIIEVTAEKGMLSGKSPTGYAAAAIYAASLLCNEKKTQREVAEVAQVTEVTIRNRYQEQIEALGIH